The Paenibacillus sp. RC334 nucleotide sequence ACAAGTTTGATTTTATGGAATAAAAATGGGAATCAATTCAACTATATAAGTGAATATCCATCGGATCAAAAAAGACTGTATACGTACTCTATGATCACTAAAAAAGTGAAGACTGTTAAAAAATTAAGTGAAAAAGAATTTCAACAATGGTTAAAGCTTGATAAATACGAAGCAAATTGACGAGCAAGAAGGGCGGGAGTTGCTCCCGCCCTGGTTTTTTTAAACCTCGGAAATTGTAATTTTTCCTGAACTTCCGTTTGCCTCCAAGATTTGAATCAGTGCTTGCTGATCACTATTCGAGAGTCGGATACAGCCATAGGTTGGGCGTAATGGATACCAAGTAGCGGAAGAGCTTGGAGCAGGATCTCCACCATGGACCATAATTTCATCTCGACCGTTCTGTGCAGCAATTAGGAAATTCCCGCTTACTGCTTCATTTAGCCATACACGTTTGTAGGGGCCGTAAGAATACTCCGAAGAACCCTTAGCATAAACTTTACATTTAGCTACACCAGTAGGGATATCTGCATTTTTACGTTTCCAGTTGGTATGGTCGCCACCGTTCGCTTCATCATTTGACCCGCGCCCCAAAGCTTCGACAGGGCCAAATACCAGTTTACCGTTGTCGTTGTATACTTTCAGAATACCTTTGTAATCCCGATTAGCCGGAAAATTAGCAAGAATGTGAAAACCCATTGTTAGACGCCTCCAATTGTTTTATTGAGAGTGAATTTGATGGAGTCGCAAACACCAGAACGGCTCCACATTCTTTTTTGGTGTTTGTATCAATTTCGCTCTTCACTTAGATAGGCAATTTGGAGTCGATAAATACAACGAGTCATTAGTATTTTTTCAAGTTTTCTAAAAAATTACTCGCACGGTTCATATCATCCTTAAAAATGTGGATAATGGTGAGCGATGCCTATAACAGCTTTTTAAGCTGGGAAATACGACCTTGTGACACGCCAAGCCATTTAGCATAGTCGCCTTGCTTGGCTGTAGGATGCTCACTCATGAGTCTTCTTAGTTGTTCAGCCAGTTTTTTTGAAGACGACCGATTTGCTCTTTTTTCTTTGTACGGTTTCTTAACAGCAGGAGCAGGAATTTGACTCACACCTATGTTTCCTTTCAGGTCGAGTATGCATTTTTTACATAAAAATGAATCCCTGAAATAGGTTAAAGACTCAACCGAATTGCACAAGTTGCAGGCGACTCCAATATACTTCCGCATACTCAAAAATCCTGTTTCAACATCTACATAAAATTCTAAAGGATCGCCAACATCAATACCCATAGAGGTTCGCATTTCCTTAGGAACAACAATCCGGCCTAACGTATCCAAGGAACGTGTCATACCTGTATTCTTCAAGTGATCTTCTCCTTTTATTTTCTTAACCGTCACCTGCCTGATCAAGCATTTTTGGTATGAGCTGACTTACACGGGCTTTGGATGACTCTTGAGCATATATCTACAGCTTGTACATATAAGAGAACTCTTAAAGTAACTTAATCCCTCGGTAGATTGACAAAACTTACAAGACTGACCAATGTATTTTTTTAGGGATAGGATACCTTTTTCTTCATCTGTGAAAAATTCTATAGCATCATTTGCACAAATATCACAGGTTATGAGTATTTCTTTGGGAATTACGAGTCTACCAAAAGTTTCTAAATTCCTTGTCATTTTTACGCCCATCAACCAATACTCTCCTATTAAAAAGATAAAAAGCAATAAAATAAAAGCATTTATTGTTGTTCCAGAAGATGGTATTATCATGAATAGAAAAAATATTAACTATACTATAAGTTTTCCAATCCATTTTTTTGTTGAAATTTGTACTAATTTAAAGTTCACGCTGAAAGGGTGGTTTATCCATGGAAATCACACCTACGATACAGGCAGAAATTCAAACCTATCTAAAACGAAAAGGCTTAACCATGACCGAATTTGGTCGCATTATTGATTTGAATGTAGGTACAGTTAGTGGCATTGTGACGGGCAATCGTTCTATTTCTGTTCACCAATTGGATTGCATTACTGCGGGAATGAATTTACCCCTGGATTATTTTTACGAACGTTACATTGAAGAGTGCATTGAAGAATCTCCACTAAACTGGAAAAAAATCAGCCCATTCCTATACCGATGCATTGAGCTAGGGCGACTGGACTGCTTGCAGCGAGTTGTAATTCTGTTGTTGGATAACCTTACTTATCCGCCGTCGCTCTTTGAAGTTGCAGAAAATGTGTATAAAGACGGCTACAATGAAGCAGCAGCATACCTGTACAAGAAGGTGGCTGAAAGTGAGAAGCACCAGCATTCAGAGCGATTGGCGATCTGCCAGTATCGCCTGTTCCAAATCAACATCGGACATGATCGGGCTGTCAATCTTCAAGCTGCCACCGAATTTGCCCCTTTTGTTGATCGCTTGGACGAGATAGAGCAATTAGATGCTTTAAAAGATTTAGCAAACGTGTACAGATCATTAAGTTTGTGGGACAAGGTTTATGAATTTTCATCTCAAATGGGTCAATTAGGACAGCTCCAATATAATTTGGTTCACAACTCCAAGCGAAAAGAGACAGAGCCACGAAAAAAGCTAAGTAGGCCGCTGTTTGTATACATAACTTACGCCGAACTTCTGTGTGCTAGTGCTTGCGATGCAAAAGGAGATCATGAACAGGCATTAAAACACATTCGTCGTTATACCGATCTAAGTTGGGTGAAGGAGAAGGACCCTGATGCGCTTTATTGGAAGCAGCAATATCAGCAATGGGCGAAAATTAATACTTACGTAAACAGACTTATGTCTGGAGATGTTAGTGTCCTGTCGGATTACGTGGAGTACATAGCTGGTGAAAAAGAGATTCTTGCCGAGCTACTAAACGTCATTGAAGTAGCCAACCGATACAATGTGGATGTGGACCATATTCTACAGCGTTTTGAGTCCCAAATTGCAGCTTATCAGGAACCGTCATCTTCTGACATGTATACACAACAAGTTTTACCGGAAGAATACGTACGGTTTTGGTACAAGATGGCTAAGTACAGTCTAAATAAAGGTAGATATCCATATGGTTTCAAATGTCTGCTAAATGCATGGGAAAAGGCTGAATTCATTAATAAAGGACTACTTTCGCATAATTGTGCAATGTTATTTGAACGATTCAAAGCGTATGCCGTTTCTGAAACCCGAGATCAGTTGCAAAGTCTATGGGAAAAAATTGATCAAAAAGATGGTTTTCTTCTTGACGGTAACTAGCTTATTGCGGGTATTCGCAGTACCAGTGCAAGCTGGGAATCCAAGTTATGGTATAATCCAAACTAATGGACACGTTAGTGGATCTTGATCCAAGTAATCATCTTCATATTCATTACAATGGACCAGCTTATTGCTGGTCTTTTTTTGGATTATTTTGTAATTTCTTGGCTCAAAAAAGGACATGAAGTATTTGTTCATTACCTCCTAAAATGAGATTCACTAGGAGGTATGCAGGATGAACAGGGATGAAACGTTAACGTTAATTCAGCAGATGGAATACGCCAGACAACACTTGCATGAGCTTTACGAAGAGTATGGCTTCGGACACGCTTGTGTACTTGAGCAGTCTATGCTTTTGGATGAACTGATTAATCAGTACAACCGTATGTTTCACCAGAAATCTGCCTCACTATGTTTAGAGCCAAATCATTGACAAGACGATGCTATATTCAGTCCATCCCCCCATTCTTTTTATTGAAAACTGTGACTTCTCCCTCATAACGTTTATCATTATTCTATATAATGACTTATTTTAAAATAAAATACATGTTCATGGAATAATATGTTAATAAGTTAGGGAGATGCATACTTTGCATTCGCAATAGTAGCCAGGCTGACATATAAAATGTAGAAAGTATAGCTGCTAAATGATATTGCTGTACTTTTGGAAATTCTTTATTAGTCATATAGCAAAATTGGAACTTATACATACTGGGGTTGATTAATAAAGACCATTCCTGTCTTGGAAAGAGGTGGTCACTTATTATTCATTCCATTCAATTAGAGTGAGTTAAGATCAGTTTAGGTACAACAAAATTTCATGAGAGAGAAGGCTATGAATATGAAAAGTATTAAAAAAGCTTCATTATTATCTGTTTTGTCTTTAGCCGTTGCCATTCCATTAACTGCTTCTGCTGCAGCTACGACCGATCTTGCACCAGCTACAACAGACTCAGTACAAGTGACTCAGTCTGCAAATGAATCGACAGATGTGAATACGCCAAAAACGGGAGATCATGTTATTACTCCTCAGGAAACTAAATCGGTGGTCAATAGAACTCTTCGTAATACAGAGCTTACAGAGGATTTTGAAATTCCCTCAAGATATGGATATGTTAAAGTATGGATACGTAATGACGGCGACCAACCAATTAAGTTTTCCGTAAATCAAGGTTCACCATCAGGTACGCAGAAGCTTTCTGGAACTGTAAAACCTGGCCAGATTTATAGTGAAGTTAGCTCGAATGCTTGGTCTACCGGTAAGTTTTATGTGAGCCTTACCTCAGGTAATGCTTACATGTCTGGTGAACTCGCAGTTCGTATAGGTACTTCACGGGGAGAATTGTAATTATCTCATAGTTGTTTTGAAGATGGATCAGGTCGGCCAATGTGCCGGCCTTTTTCATTAGAACAGGACATTCCCGAAATGAATCGGGAGTGTCCTTTTTTAGTGATATAGCCTCTCTTTTTCTATTAGCCAAGCTCCTGCGTGCTTTTGGAAGCGCGTTTGGAGGAAAGCGGCTGAAACCGAAACGGCCAGGTCAAGCGCTGTTTGCCTTTGGAGCCGACAATCCAGTTGCCTCCCGGCAGATGGGCAAACAGCCAGCTGATGCCGAGAGACACGCTTGCCACGACGACAAACGTAAGCAGTGTCGCCGTAAAATGATGATCGCCCAGTGAAAGCGGGCGGGTGAAGTAGGATATGAAGGCCAGTACGAGCGCATGGGCCAGATATCCCCCGAAGGAATAACGTCCGATCCAGTTCAGCATGCGGCGGAACGGCTCGGAGCGCTGGTCTTTTTGCAAATGGAGCAGCAGTCCATATAACAAAAGCAACTGTGAGACAATCAGCACAAAGGTACTTGGCTTGAGATAGGTGGAAATGTTCAGATTAATCGTATTGCCCGACTGGATCAGCATCGTGTGACCCATGAGCATGAACAGACCAATAAAGACAAATACATTCCACGGCAACGTCTGTTTGGCCAGCCCCCGCCAGGTGTCCGTCATATAAGCGCACACTGCGCCCAGCATAAAATAGAAAAAGTACATAATAAAGTTATAGGTGCGATAATCTAACAAGTCCTGCCAAAAGGACGGCAAACGGGTGCTCCATGCAGACATGTCATAGTAGGACCATTGCAAGAGCAGAGCATAGGCCGCCGCTGCTGTCAGCATTACAATCAGAACGAGCTGTTTGCGTTTTTTGGTGCTGTAGCGACGGAGGAACGCTTGTACATGCCCGGCTGCTTTTGCAAATAAGGGAAACAAAATATAAAACTGAAAAATCATCACCACAAACCATAGATGATATCCGCTGACAGGTATAATCATTTCCTCGAACATGCCCTTGTAAAAATAAATATTTCCCCACTGCGCCGTCGACCAGTTCTGGTTACATACCCAATACACAACCGTCCAGCAGAGAAAAGGAAGATAAATATCCCGAAACCGCCTGCCAATGTAACGGGGATAGCCAATCGGTTTGTTACCATTATAAAAAAGCAGCGCCGCAGACAGGAAAACGAACGTCGGTGTGCCAAAGCGTG carries:
- a CDS encoding L,D-transpeptidase, producing MGFHILANFPANRDYKGILKVYNDNGKLVFGPVEALGRGSNDEANGGDHTNWKRKNADIPTGVAKCKVYAKGSSEYSYGPYKRVWLNEAVSGNFLIAAQNGRDEIMVHGGDPAPSSSATWYPLRPTYGCIRLSNSDQQALIQILEANGSSGKITISEV
- a CDS encoding AbrB/MazE/SpoVT family DNA-binding domain-containing protein; protein product: MKNTGMTRSLDTLGRIVVPKEMRTSMGIDVGDPLEFYVDVETGFLSMRKYIGVACNLCNSVESLTYFRDSFLCKKCILDLKGNIGVSQIPAPAVKKPYKEKRANRSSSKKLAEQLRRLMSEHPTAKQGDYAKWLGVSQGRISQLKKLL
- a CDS encoding helix-turn-helix transcriptional regulator yields the protein MEITPTIQAEIQTYLKRKGLTMTEFGRIIDLNVGTVSGIVTGNRSISVHQLDCITAGMNLPLDYFYERYIEECIEESPLNWKKISPFLYRCIELGRLDCLQRVVILLLDNLTYPPSLFEVAENVYKDGYNEAAAYLYKKVAESEKHQHSERLAICQYRLFQINIGHDRAVNLQAATEFAPFVDRLDEIEQLDALKDLANVYRSLSLWDKVYEFSSQMGQLGQLQYNLVHNSKRKETEPRKKLSRPLFVYITYAELLCASACDAKGDHEQALKHIRRYTDLSWVKEKDPDALYWKQQYQQWAKINTYVNRLMSGDVSVLSDYVEYIAGEKEILAELLNVIEVANRYNVDVDHILQRFESQIAAYQEPSSSDMYTQQVLPEEYVRFWYKMAKYSLNKGRYPYGFKCLLNAWEKAEFINKGLLSHNCAMLFERFKAYAVSETRDQLQSLWEKIDQKDGFLLDGN
- a CDS encoding aspartyl-phosphate phosphatase Spo0E family protein; translation: MNRDETLTLIQQMEYARQHLHELYEEYGFGHACVLEQSMLLDELINQYNRMFHQKSASLCLEPNH
- a CDS encoding acyltransferase, whose amino-acid sequence is MSKPRIAEWTELRGLAYLAVVLQHCIGEYIYRSDIQQPDSVMLAMLYHLTRFGTPTFVFLSAALLFYNGNKPIGYPRYIGRRFRDIYLPFLCWTVVYWVCNQNWSTAQWGNIYFYKGMFEEMIIPVSGYHLWFVVMIFQFYILFPLFAKAAGHVQAFLRRYSTKKRKQLVLIVMLTAAAAYALLLQWSYYDMSAWSTRLPSFWQDLLDYRTYNFIMYFFYFMLGAVCAYMTDTWRGLAKQTLPWNVFVFIGLFMLMGHTMLIQSGNTINLNISTYLKPSTFVLIVSQLLLLYGLLLHLQKDQRSEPFRRMLNWIGRYSFGGYLAHALVLAFISYFTRPLSLGDHHFTATLLTFVVVASVSLGISWLFAHLPGGNWIVGSKGKQRLTWPFRFQPLSSKRASKSTQELG